A region of the Amycolatopsis sp. cg13 genome:
CACGACGGCAGTCTGCTTTCGGGAGGGCAGCGGCAACGGCTTGTCCTCGCCCGTGCGCTGCTCGCCGACCCCGCGGTGCTGCTCCTCGACGAACCTGTCGAAGGCGTCGACCCGCCGACAGCCGCGCAGTTGCTTGCCGAAGCCCTCGACGCCACGCGCGGGCACGCGGTCGTGCTGGTCACGCACACACTGACCGGTCTCGACGCGGTCGACGAGATCGTGGTGCTCGACCAGGGCCGCTCCGTGCAACGCGGCACGCACGCCGAGCTTGTCGCGGAACCCGGCCCGTACCGGCGGTTGTGGGAGGCCGAGAACTTCGCGGCCGGCCCGAGCCGCGCACCGAGGCGACTCTAGGCGTGCCCGCCATGGTCAGTGCATGAGAGTCCTGTTGCTCAGCAGTCCTTCCGGCAGTCACCTGCTTCCGATGATCCCGGTCGCCTGGGCGCTTCGCGCCGCGGGACACGAAGTCCTCGTCGTCGGCCGCCCGAACGTCGCGGACACCGCGACCCGCGCCGGCCTGTCGGTGAAGACGATCGGCGACGAGTTCGACGGCAACGCCATCTGGGCGGAACTCCTGCCGCCCGGCCAGCGTCCCATCGAGGCGTTCGGCCGCGGCGGCGAGGACTCCGGCGGCGAGGCGACGCGCGCGTGGTCGTTCCTCGCCGATCAGGTGGTGGACGAACAGATCGAGTTCGCCAGGGGGTGGGCTCCCGACCTGATCGTCGCCGACCCGTTCGAGCTCAGCGCGCTGCTCGTCGGCGGGGTGCTCGGCGTGCCCGTGGTGCAACACCGCTGGGGCGTCGACGTGATGGGCGCGTCCGCGCTCGTGTCCGGCCGCCGGTTCCTCGCCGGAACCTGCGCTCGCCTCGGCCTCGACGCGCTGCCCGATCCGGCGCTCGTCATCGACCCCTGCCCGCCCTCGCTGCAGACCGAAGCCGCAGCCGGCGGCAAAGCGATCCGTTACGTGCCCTTCAACGGCGCCGCCCGCGACGTCGACATCTGGCCTGAACACACGTCGGGCCCGAAGGTCATCGCGACCTTCGGCTGGCACGCGCTGGCGCTCAACAGCCACCGGCTGCTGCGTTCGGTGCTGGACGCCGCGGCCGGCCTCCCCGCGGTGACCTTCGCGATGACGCTGGGGGAGAAGTACCGCGAAGAACTCGGCGAGATCCCGGCCAACGTCGTGCTCATCGACCCGACTCCGCTGCATCTCGTCGTCGGCGACTGCGCCGCGGTGGTGCATCAGGGCGGCTCCGGCACCGGCCTCACCGCGCTGGCGCACGCCGTGCCGCAGGTCGTGCTCCCCGGCTACATGGAGGAATTCGACTACGGCGACGTTCTCGCCGAAGCCGGCGCCGGCGTTACCCTCGACACGGCCGAGGGGCAGAACGATCCGGAGACCGTGCGGGCTGCGCTGGTCAAAGTGCTCGAGGACGACGGCTACCGCGAACAAGCCCGGCAGCTGCGCGCCGAGATCGAGCGCACCCCGGCGCCGGCGGCCGTGGTGGCCGAACTCGAAGCGCTCGCCGCGCGGTAGGGCCGGCTCGCGCGCGAAGCACCCGTCGTCCCGAGCCGCGGCAAACCCGACATAGGGCCTGAATGGGATAAATATGTGCCCCTATTGGTGAATAGTGCGGTTCTCCTCGAACGGCTGATATGATCGTTTGAGATTCGCGATTTCACCGTCTGGGGGCGGCAGAGATGGAATTCAATTGCTGTAGAAAAAATACTCGCCGGACGCCGTGCGGCAGATGGTGACTAACGTGAATGGGGTACGCGTACTCGTCGGCAACGCCAGTCGGCTCATGCTCGAACTACTGGCGGGTACGTTGTGCGCCGCGGACGGGTTCACCGTGGTCGGAGTCGCCTCCGGTCCGGCGTCGGTGCTGCCCGCGATCAGGCACTACACGCCCGGGGTGGTGATCATCGGGGCGAGGGGCGGCGCCGCGACCGGTCTCACGTTGACCGAGCGGGTCGCGGCCGAGGCTCCGTGGTGCAAGGTCGTGGTGGTGACCGTGAGCCTGGAGGAGGCGCTGCGGGACCAGGAAGCGCTGCGGGACCGGGCGATCGAGAGGGGTGCCACCGCGGTCATTTCGATGGAACACTCGCTGTCGCAGCTGATCCACGTCGTCCAGGGCGCCGCGGGGGTCGGGCGGGTGCGCGCGGGGGCGGACCCGGTGGGGTCGCTGGCCCGTGCGGAACTGACGAAACGGGAGCAGGACATCCTCCGTCTCACGTGGACGGGTGCGTCGGTGAAGGAGGTGGCCCGGGAGTTGTGCCTGGCTCCGGGCACGGTGCGGAACCTGACTTCGGGATGCATGCGCAAGCTGGACGCGCGCAATCGGTTCGAAGCGGCCCGCATTGCCATGGAACGACATTATTTGTGAACTGCTCCATTCGTGCGGAGAAGGTAATCCGGTACTGCCCGGGCGGAGTCCGGCGGGCGGATTGAAGGCGTGGGTCGAAATAGCGTTTTCGATCCACGCCTTCGACGTCAGGTGCGCATTTTCCGGCTCAAGGAAACGTCGACGCGCTCTCCACCGCCGCGGCCGACGCTGATCGCCACGGCATCGGTGATCGGGAGGACGGCATGCGCATTCTGTTCGTGACATGGTCGGCGCCAGGGCATTTCAACCCCATGGTGCCGCTCGCGAGGGCCTGCCTCGCGGTCGGGCACGAGGTGCGGGTCGCGGGGCCTCCGTCGTGCCGGAACCCGATCGTCTCCGCGGGGCTGCCCGCGGTGGTGTGCGGGGAGGACGTGGATCTTTCCGCCATTCCGACCGACGGCCGGCTGCGCGCGTGGGACGAACCGGAGTCGTGGCCGATGGGCTGGCCGCAGCGGCCCGGGCTGCTCGGGCCGGCGCAGACGGACGCACTGGACTGCGCGGCCGACCGCCAGGTCGTGGTCGCCGAGGCGATGCTGCCCCAGCTGATCGCCTTCGGCCGCTGGTGGGGCGCGGACCTCGTGGTGGCCGACCCGCTCACGTTCGCCGGCCCGGTCGCGGCTGCCGCGCTCGGCGTGCCGCTGGTGTCGCACGGCTGGGAGATCGGCACGGTGCTGCACGCGGAGCGCGCCGGGCGCGGTGTGCACTACCGCGAGGGGTACGCGCAGCTGTTCCGCAGCCGCGGCCTCGAGCCGCAGCCCGCTTCGAGGGTGCTCGTCGACCCGTGCCCGCCCAGCCTCGTCGCGGGAGGCGAAGGCGTGGTGCGCCGGGTGCCGATCCGCCATCAGTCCTACACCGGGTCCGGGGCTGTCCCGTCGTGGCTCGTGGAACCGCGGGAGCGCAGGCGGATCTGCCTCACCGGCGGGATCGCGACCGGCAAGATCGACGGCGGCCAGGCCAAGCGCGTGCTCGCCGACCTGATCGAACTGACCGGTGACCTCGACGCGGAAATCCTGCTCGCCGGAGAACAGGGCACGACGGCCGAGCCGCTGCCGCCGCGGGTGCGCGAGATCGGGCTCGTGCCGTTTTCGCTGCTGCTGCCTTCGTGCGACGCGGTCGTGCACCACGGCGGGACCGGCACCGCGTTGTGCGCGGTGGCCGCCGGAGTTCCGCAGGTCGTGGTGCCGCGCTCGCCGATCTACGGCGAGGTGGGCCACCAGATCGCGGCCGCCGGTGCGGGCCGGGTGCTGCCGGCCGGCGCGGAGCGCGCGGCGCTGACCTCGGCGATCGAGGAGGTGCTCACGGATTCGCGCTATCCCAAGGCGCTCGCGGGGTTGCGGCGCGAGATCGAGGACGCCCCGACGCCCGCGGCGGTGGCCGAGCGGCTGCCTGAAGTCGCCGAAGCGGCGGCCGGCGCGCGGGTCGGCGAACCCGTTTGAGGCCGGCTCCACCCAGCCTGGTGTCACTCCGCTTAGCGTACGCGGTATCGGAACGCGTACAACGTACACAGATCGGTGAGGTATGGACAACGCAGCTCTGACTTCCCGCCGGGCCGGTGCCGGCCCGGTCCGCTCCGGGCGGGTCGCGTGACGCCCCCGGTGCTCGCGGCGCTCGGCGGCCCGCCGGCGTTCCGCGAGCCGGTGCACGTCGGCAGGCCGAACGTGCTCGACCCCGACCGCGTCCTCGAACTCATCCGCGGTGCGCTGGACAGCCGGTGGCTGACCAACTTCGGCCCGCTCGTGCGCGAGTTCGAGCAGCGGGTCGCCGAACTGGCGGGCGCGCGCTACTGCGTGGCCACGACCAGCGCGACGTCCGGCCTCCAGGCGCTGCTCACGGCATCGGAGCTCACCGGCGAGGTCATCGTGCCCTCCTTCACCTACGTCGCCACCGTGCACGTGCTGCGGCTGGCCGGGCTGACGCCGGTGTTCTGCGACATCGACGAGGACACGCACAACCTCGACCCGCGCGAGGTCGAACGGCTGGTCACGCCGCGCACGTCCGCGATCCTCGGCGTGCACGTGTGGGGCCGCCAATGCGCGGTCGACGAACTGGCGAAGATCGCCGACCGGCACGGCCTCAAGCTGTTCTACGACGCCGCGCACGCCTTCGACTGCGGTTACCGCGACCGCGGGATCGGCGGATACGGAAACGCGGCGGTGTTCAGTTTTCACGCGACGAAGTTCGTCAACGCCTTCGAGGGCGGCGCCGTCGTGACCGACGACGAGGAGCTCGCGGCGCGCGTCCGGGCCACGCATTTCTTCGGCTTCGACGCCGAGAACCGCGTGATCGGGCTCGGCATCAACGCCAAGATGACCGAGGCGTCCGGTGCGATGGGGCTGACGTCGATCGAAGGGCTGCCGACGTTGCGCGCGGTGAACCGCGAGCGCTTCGGGTGCTACACCGAGGACCTGGCCGAGGTGCCGGGCGTGCGGCTGATCGTGCCGGGGCCGGGGGAGTATTCGAGCCACCATTTCGTGGTCGTCGAAGTCGATCCGGCGTCCGGTCTCGACCGGGATCTGATGGCGAAAGCGTTGCGGGCGGAGAACGTGCTGGTGCGCAAGCACTTCGATCCGCCGTGCCATCGGCTGGAGCCCTACGCGCACCAGCGCGTGCGGCGTCCGCTGCCCGCTACGGAGCGCCTGAGTTCGCGGGTGATGCAGCTGCCGACCGGGCTCGGGATCAGCGCGGAGGGCGTGCACCGGCTGTGCGAGCTGATCGCGGCGCTCGTCGAGCACGCGCCGCGAGTGCGGGCGCGGCTGGCCGGGTGAGGCTGGGATTACATCGTTCCGTCGTGCGTGCAGCGTTACTCTTGCGTACAGTGTTACCTGTCAAGGTTGCCCTGCGGCGAGAAGGAGACGCACGATGGAAAGCCAGGTGCGGGCCAAGTCAGGCCTGCTCCATGCGGCGATGGGGCTCTCGGTGTGGCTGTACCGCCGCAGCGGCGGCGCGATCGGCGGAGTGCTCGGCGGCGCACCCATCCTGTTGCTGACCACCACCGGACGCAAGACGGGCCGCACCCGGACTCGCCCGGTGGTCTACACCGAGGACGACGGCAGGCTGGTGGTCGTCGCCGCCCGCGGCGGCGACGACCATCACCCCGCCTGGTGGCTGAACCTCCGCGCGACCGGCCGCGCTTCCGTCCAGGTCGGCAAAGACCGCTTCGACGTCAAGGCTCGCGAAGCCGTCGGCGAAGAACGCGACCGGCTGTGGGAAAAGCTGGTGGCGGTGTATCCGCCGTACGCCGAGTACGCGGACAAGACCAGCCGCCGGATGCCGGTCGTGGTTCTCGAGCGCAGTTGATCTCTGGTGATGCGCTTCTGCCGGCTGGACGCTCCCTAGTGGACAGTCGGCCGTTGTCAGGATTCGGCCGGTCGACGGCACGTCTCGCCGATCCGTCCACACTGGACAGAAGTCCCGGCCCAGCCCGCCGCGGGAATGCGAGAGTGTCCGAGCCGGGCCGGGAAGTGTTGTGCGGCAACGGCATGCCGGCCGCCGGGGGGCGGGACTGGCAGGCCGGTGCCGCGGGTTCAGGCGAGGTCGTCGCGCCGGACGGCGCGGCTTTGGACCTGCCATTCCCCTTCGGAAGTGCGGACGAGGACGTCGTCGCAGGTGGTGCTCATCAGGACGGTCGTCTGGCCGCCGCGCGGCGTTTCGAGGATCTGGGCGTAGGAGCGGACCCGGTAGCCGCCCTCGGTGCGGGGTTCGGCGGCGAGCATGCCGAGCCAGTGGCGGCGCTGCACGCCGCGCTCGGCCAGTGCGGCGTGCGCCTTGCGGGCGCCGTCCGCGATCGCGGAGCGGCCGACGAACGGGGCCGGGTGCGCGTTCGCGCCGAACGATCCGTCCTCGGTGAACGTGGCGGCCCACTCGTCGACCTTGCCGTCGTCGAGCAGGTGCATCTGGCGGGAGTAGAAATTCTGGATCGACGGGTATTCGGTCCCGGGGTCCTGCTGGGTCGGCATCGCGGTCCTCTCCTGCGCACTGGTCGATGTGCTCCGGCGTGATGCTCCGGACGCCGCTTAGAGCGCCGCTGGAGCGCGGATACAGGAGTCGAGCCGACCTGTGCCGCGCCTCAAGCCGCGCCCCGCACCCTTCCCGGTGTGCCGTCCGCCGTTTCCCGCGGCGGCACTGGACGCGGAGAAGGGGCATCGATGGAGAACACCGGACACGCCGCTCTGGTCACCGGCGGGACCAGCGGCATCGGCCTGGCGGTGGTGGAGGAGCTCGCCGGGCGCGGGATTCCCGCCTTCCTGTGCGGGCGCACCGCCGGCAACGTCGAAAAAACTGTTCGCGCGCTTCAGGAAAAAGGACTGCCGGTCGCCGGGCGCACCGCTGACGTGCGCTCGCGCGAGTCGGTGGAAGAGCTGGTCGCCGCGGCGACCGCGGAGTTCGGCCCGATCTCGGTGCTGGTGAACAACGCGGGCCGCAGCGGCGGCGGCGTCACCGCGGAGATCTCCGACGAGCTGTGGAACGACGTCATCGACACCAACCTCAACAGCGTGTTCCTGCTGACGCGGGCCGTCCTCTCGAAGGGCGGCATGCGCGAGCTTCCCTCCGGCCGGATCATCAACATCGCCTCGACCGGCGGCAAACAGGGCGTGCCGCTGGGCGCGCCGTACTCGGCGGCGAAGAGCGGCGTCATCGGCTTCACCAAGGCACTGGGCAAGGAGCTGGCCCCGACCGGCATCACGGTCAACGCCGTCTGCCCTGGTTACGTGGAAACCCCCATGGCGCAACGGGTTCGCGAAGGCTACGCGGCGGTGTGGGGCGTCACCGAAGACGAGGTGCTCAGCCGTTTCCAGGCGAAGATCCCGCTCGGGCGCTACAGCACGCCCGCCGAGGTCGCGGGGATGGTCGGCTACCTCGTGAGCGATTCCGCCGCTTCGGTGACCGCGCAGGCGATGAACGTCTGCGGCGGTCTCGGCAACTTCTGAAACCCGCAACCCACCGAGGGACGACCCGATGCCTACGCAGCAGCTGCGCACCACCACCCATCACATCGAGATAGCCGCGCCCGCCGACACGGTCTACGGCCTGCTCGCCGACGCCACCCGGTGGCCGGTGTACTTCCGGCCCAACGTCCACGTCGAGCGCCTCGAAGGCACCGACCGTACCGAGCGCCTCCAGATGTGGGCGACCGCGGGCGGCCAGGTCAAGAACTGGATCTCCCGGCGCGATCTCGATCCGGTCAAGCGCACGATCGGCTTCCGCCAGGAGGTGTTCAAGCCGCCGGTCGCGGCGATGCTCGGCGAGTGGCAGGTCGAAGCCACCGGCGCCGCCGCGAGCGCGCTCACGCTCCGGCACGAGTTCGCGGCCGTCGACGACGATCCGGACGACTTCGCCTGGCTCACCGACGTCACTAACCGCAACAGCACCACGGAATTGGCCAACGTCAAGGCACTGGCCGAACGCGGCGACCGGCTGGGGGAGCTGGTGTTCTCCTTTGCCGACGAGGTCACGGTCAACGGTTCCGGCGAGGACGTCTACGAATTCCTCTACCGGGCAGACGAATGGCCGCGGCGCCTGCCGCACGTGTCGCGGTTGGACCTCACCGAGGACCCCGACGGAGTCCAGACCATGATCATGGACACCCGTACCAAGGACGGCTCCACGCACACCACCGAGTCCATCCGGGTCTGTTTCGGCCCCGATCGGATCGTCTACAAGCAGACCGTGGTGCCCGCCTTGATGAACGCGCACACCGGAGAGTGGACCGTCGTCCCGGACGGCGACGGGGTGCGGGTGATCTCGCGCCACACCGTGGAGGTCAAGGAAAGCGCGATCGCGTCCGTGCTGGGCGCCGACGCCAGCGTCGAGACGGCGCGGTCGTTTCTGCGCAAGGCGCTGGGAGGCAACAGCAGCGCGACCCTCGCCCTCGCCAAGGAATTCGCCGAGGGCCGCCGTGGCTGAGCCGTTCGTCGCCGTCGGCCCGCCGCTGCCGCCCGAATGCCCGGACGGCCAGGCGGGCGGCCTGCTCGCCGAGGCAGCGAGACGATGGCCGGACCGTCCGGCCATCGTCGCGGGCGATCGCACGGCGACCTTCGCCGAGCTGGACGCCGCCGCCGACCGGTTTTCCCGCTGCCTGGGCGACCGGCTCGGTTCCGCCGGGGCCGCGGTCGCCGTCACGTCCTCTTTGGACATTGACTTCGCCGTCGCCTATTACGGCGTGCTGCGCAGTGGAAACGTCGTCGCCCCGCTCAACCCGTTGCTGCCGCCGCCGGTGATCGCGCACAACCTCGCTTCAGTGTCGGCGCGGCTCGCGGTGGTGACTCCGGAGGTCGCGGAGCGCATAGCTCAGGTCCGTACGCAGTTGCCGGACCTCGAGGATGTGCTGCCGCTCAGCGACGTCGCGACGTTCGACGGCGAGTCCGCCGCGGCCGAGATCGCCGCTGACGCGCCCGCGTGCCTGCTGTTCACCAGCGGCACCACTGGCGCGCCGAAGGCGGTGCGGCTCTCGCACCGCAACATCACGGTCAACGCGGCGCAGGTCCGTCAGGCGCACCAGCTCGGGCCGGACGCGGTGTGCGTGGTGAACCTGCCCACCTACCACCCGATGCACCTCAACCCGGCGCTGCTGGCCGGTGCCACGCAGATCCTGTGCCCACGCCCATTCGGAGCTGTCGAGCTTGCGATTCGGTACGGGGCGACGCATTTCTACAGCATGCCGGCCTGGCTGACCCGGCTGGCCGCGACGGACACCAATACGGCCGTCCCGTCCTTGCGGATGATCGCGTCGGGGGGATCGGCATTGCCGGCTGACGCGGCCGAAACGCTGACCGCGCGCTTCGGCACGCCGGTCTTCCAAGGCTACGGTCTCGCCGAAACGTCCCCGCTCACACATTCCGACCGGCCGGACGCGCCGGTCACCGGATCCGTCGGATTTCCGGTCGCGGGAACGGAATGCGACGTCGTCGACCCCGACACGGGTGCGCGGCTGGCGGCAGGCGAGGCGGGCGAGGTCCGCGTGCGCGGACCGCAGGTGATGCTCGGCTATCACGGCCGGCCCGACGGGGAGCACCTCGAAGCGGGCGGCTGGTTCCGGACCGGCGACATCGGGCGCATTTCCGAAGACGGCAGGCTCGTCCTCGTCGACCGGATCAAGGATGTGTTCAAACGCGACAACTGGCTGGTCTCCCCGTCGGCGATCGAGCGGCGGCTGCGCGCCCACGCCGAGGTGGAGGACTGCGTGGTCGTCGACGTCGCGGACCGGGTGGCGGGCGCGGTCGCGGCGGCGTTCGTGGTGTTGCGGGCGCCGGCGGCCGAGGCTGACCTCATCGCGTTCGCCAACCGGGAAGCCCCGGCATACGAGCATCTCGAGTTCGTCGAGGTGCTCACCGAGATCCC
Encoded here:
- a CDS encoding nitroreductase/quinone reductase family protein; translated protein: MESQVRAKSGLLHAAMGLSVWLYRRSGGAIGGVLGGAPILLLTTTGRKTGRTRTRPVVYTEDDGRLVVVAARGGDDHHPAWWLNLRATGRASVQVGKDRFDVKAREAVGEERDRLWEKLVAVYPPYAEYADKTSRRMPVVVLERS
- a CDS encoding SDR family NAD(P)-dependent oxidoreductase yields the protein MENTGHAALVTGGTSGIGLAVVEELAGRGIPAFLCGRTAGNVEKTVRALQEKGLPVAGRTADVRSRESVEELVAAATAEFGPISVLVNNAGRSGGGVTAEISDELWNDVIDTNLNSVFLLTRAVLSKGGMRELPSGRIINIASTGGKQGVPLGAPYSAAKSGVIGFTKALGKELAPTGITVNAVCPGYVETPMAQRVREGYAAVWGVTEDEVLSRFQAKIPLGRYSTPAEVAGMVGYLVSDSAASVTAQAMNVCGGLGNF
- a CDS encoding DNA-binding response regulator, with product MNGVRVLVGNASRLMLELLAGTLCAADGFTVVGVASGPASVLPAIRHYTPGVVIIGARGGAATGLTLTERVAAEAPWCKVVVVTVSLEEALRDQEALRDRAIERGATAVISMEHSLSQLIHVVQGAAGVGRVRAGADPVGSLARAELTKREQDILRLTWTGASVKEVARELCLAPGTVRNLTSGCMRKLDARNRFEAARIAMERHYL
- a CDS encoding nuclear transport factor 2 family protein, producing the protein MPTQQDPGTEYPSIQNFYSRQMHLLDDGKVDEWAATFTEDGSFGANAHPAPFVGRSAIADGARKAHAALAERGVQRRHWLGMLAAEPRTEGGYRVRSYAQILETPRGGQTTVLMSTTCDDVLVRTSEGEWQVQSRAVRRDDLA
- a CDS encoding aromatase/cyclase, which translates into the protein MPTQQLRTTTHHIEIAAPADTVYGLLADATRWPVYFRPNVHVERLEGTDRTERLQMWATAGGQVKNWISRRDLDPVKRTIGFRQEVFKPPVAAMLGEWQVEATGAAASALTLRHEFAAVDDDPDDFAWLTDVTNRNSTTELANVKALAERGDRLGELVFSFADEVTVNGSGEDVYEFLYRADEWPRRLPHVSRLDLTEDPDGVQTMIMDTRTKDGSTHTTESIRVCFGPDRIVYKQTVVPALMNAHTGEWTVVPDGDGVRVISRHTVEVKESAIASVLGADASVETARSFLRKALGGNSSATLALAKEFAEGRRG
- a CDS encoding glycosyltransferase, with protein sequence MRILFVTWSAPGHFNPMVPLARACLAVGHEVRVAGPPSCRNPIVSAGLPAVVCGEDVDLSAIPTDGRLRAWDEPESWPMGWPQRPGLLGPAQTDALDCAADRQVVVAEAMLPQLIAFGRWWGADLVVADPLTFAGPVAAAALGVPLVSHGWEIGTVLHAERAGRGVHYREGYAQLFRSRGLEPQPASRVLVDPCPPSLVAGGEGVVRRVPIRHQSYTGSGAVPSWLVEPRERRRICLTGGIATGKIDGGQAKRVLADLIELTGDLDAEILLAGEQGTTAEPLPPRVREIGLVPFSLLLPSCDAVVHHGGTGTALCAVAAGVPQVVVPRSPIYGEVGHQIAAAGAGRVLPAGAERAALTSAIEEVLTDSRYPKALAGLRREIEDAPTPAAVAERLPEVAEAAAGARVGEPV
- a CDS encoding class I adenylate-forming enzyme family protein, with the translated sequence MAEPFVAVGPPLPPECPDGQAGGLLAEAARRWPDRPAIVAGDRTATFAELDAAADRFSRCLGDRLGSAGAAVAVTSSLDIDFAVAYYGVLRSGNVVAPLNPLLPPPVIAHNLASVSARLAVVTPEVAERIAQVRTQLPDLEDVLPLSDVATFDGESAAAEIAADAPACLLFTSGTTGAPKAVRLSHRNITVNAAQVRQAHQLGPDAVCVVNLPTYHPMHLNPALLAGATQILCPRPFGAVELAIRYGATHFYSMPAWLTRLAATDTNTAVPSLRMIASGGSALPADAAETLTARFGTPVFQGYGLAETSPLTHSDRPDAPVTGSVGFPVAGTECDVVDPDTGARLAAGEAGEVRVRGPQVMLGYHGRPDGEHLEAGGWFRTGDIGRISEDGRLVLVDRIKDVFKRDNWLVSPSAIERRLRAHAEVEDCVVVDVADRVAGAVAAAFVVLRAPAAEADLIAFANREAPAYEHLEFVEVLTEIPRSANGKVQRKELRAEMARRRGTASRRGALTGEGKP
- a CDS encoding aminotransferase class I/II-fold pyridoxal phosphate-dependent enzyme, whose amino-acid sequence is MTPPVLAALGGPPAFREPVHVGRPNVLDPDRVLELIRGALDSRWLTNFGPLVREFEQRVAELAGARYCVATTSATSGLQALLTASELTGEVIVPSFTYVATVHVLRLAGLTPVFCDIDEDTHNLDPREVERLVTPRTSAILGVHVWGRQCAVDELAKIADRHGLKLFYDAAHAFDCGYRDRGIGGYGNAAVFSFHATKFVNAFEGGAVVTDDEELAARVRATHFFGFDAENRVIGLGINAKMTEASGAMGLTSIEGLPTLRAVNRERFGCYTEDLAEVPGVRLIVPGPGEYSSHHFVVVEVDPASGLDRDLMAKALRAENVLVRKHFDPPCHRLEPYAHQRVRRPLPATERLSSRVMQLPTGLGISAEGVHRLCELIAALVEHAPRVRARLAG
- a CDS encoding nucleotide disphospho-sugar-binding domain-containing protein; this encodes MRVLLLSSPSGSHLLPMIPVAWALRAAGHEVLVVGRPNVADTATRAGLSVKTIGDEFDGNAIWAELLPPGQRPIEAFGRGGEDSGGEATRAWSFLADQVVDEQIEFARGWAPDLIVADPFELSALLVGGVLGVPVVQHRWGVDVMGASALVSGRRFLAGTCARLGLDALPDPALVIDPCPPSLQTEAAAGGKAIRYVPFNGAARDVDIWPEHTSGPKVIATFGWHALALNSHRLLRSVLDAAAGLPAVTFAMTLGEKYREELGEIPANVVLIDPTPLHLVVGDCAAVVHQGGSGTGLTALAHAVPQVVLPGYMEEFDYGDVLAEAGAGVTLDTAEGQNDPETVRAALVKVLEDDGYREQARQLRAEIERTPAPAAVVAELEALAAR